From a region of the Candidatus Woesearchaeota archaeon genome:
- a CDS encoding ATP-binding protein yields MGLSEPQAHSIDTVVEHYVRGWHQKCGPLNIDPVRFEVRTSLQCPQPFLPYPAYRALSEVLDHLTENAMWAMSKIVWEDLDELFAKYTPAAPGGIQYTTAVDGDRAVLRVSDTGCGMNPDVFGIQASVPWHDSTGRTQDEYLVAQLNLRAFSYEVSTKGTSGCGLGISENIVERLGGRIFISGTTYEHDGRLCTIGEHNPDQSGTTITIRLPFDSRPPLYVID; encoded by the coding sequence ATGGGACTTTCGGAACCACAGGCGCACAGTATTGATACGGTGGTTGAGCACTATGTTCGAGGGTGGCATCAGAAATGCGGTCCGTTGAATATCGATCCTGTTCGTTTTGAGGTGAGAACCTCGTTGCAGTGCCCACAGCCGTTTCTTCCGTATCCTGCATATCGCGCTCTTTCAGAGGTGCTTGACCATCTCACTGAAAACGCAATGTGGGCAATGAGTAAGATTGTCTGGGAAGACCTCGATGAGTTGTTTGCAAAATATACGCCAGCGGCTCCGGGCGGTATTCAGTACACCACCGCTGTTGATGGCGACCGCGCCGTTCTTCGTGTTTCTGATACTGGCTGCGGCATGAATCCCGATGTGTTTGGAATTCAAGCAAGCGTTCCTTGGCACGACAGTACCGGTAGGACGCAAGATGAATATCTGGTGGCGCAGCTCAATCTCCGTGCTTTTTCGTATGAAGTTTCAACAAAAGGAACATCAGGATGTGGGTTGGGCATTTCTGAAAATATCGTAGAGCGATTAGGAGGAAGAATTTTTATAAGCGGAACAACGTACGAACATGATGGCCGCCTGTGCACAATAGGAGAACATAATCCTGATCAATCGGGCACAACGATAACAATACGCCTTCCTTTTGACTCTCGC
- a CDS encoding AbrB/MazE/SpoVT family DNA-binding domain-containing protein: MKRKLVRHGNTSLTVSLPKKWTDTFHLQKGDEIELTPHEDQIILQARAGKKPAKKGTLDISQLGSLTRRAFDAMYKSGYDEVEVLYTNHRQLGDVEQAIALEAMTFEIVKQEKNRCVVKDISEAETKEFDALLRRTVLLLKVMGEDLLVALKERDFETILLIRDLEKTNNKFTHFCRRALAINGYPDRGKTVFLYTIVEQLETCADEFKFLCDYLVQHQKLKISKEVLDLFQQVNATIALFTELFLKHDIENAKKLNDLRKKTITSAFSLFEATKDQQKIIIHYLINIESMVFGMLGPYLATVL; encoded by the coding sequence ATGAAACGAAAACTCGTTCGCCATGGAAACACAAGTCTGACGGTTTCTCTTCCAAAAAAATGGACTGATACCTTTCATCTTCAGAAAGGAGATGAAATTGAGCTTACTCCTCATGAAGACCAGATTATTCTTCAAGCAAGAGCAGGGAAAAAACCTGCAAAAAAAGGAACCTTGGATATTTCTCAACTCGGCTCATTAACTCGGCGGGCGTTTGATGCCATGTACAAATCAGGATACGATGAAGTTGAGGTGCTCTATACCAACCACCGCCAGCTTGGCGATGTTGAGCAGGCCATTGCGCTTGAAGCAATGACCTTTGAAATTGTCAAGCAAGAAAAAAATCGTTGTGTTGTCAAGGATATTTCAGAAGCAGAGACCAAAGAATTTGACGCACTGCTGCGAAGAACGGTTCTTCTCCTCAAAGTAATGGGTGAAGACCTCCTTGTTGCGCTCAAAGAGCGGGATTTTGAAACCATCCTCCTCATTCGAGACCTTGAAAAAACAAACAACAAATTCACTCATTTTTGCCGGCGGGCGCTGGCAATCAACGGCTATCCTGATCGCGGAAAAACAGTGTTTTTATACACGATTGTTGAACAGCTTGAAACCTGCGCTGACGAATTCAAATTTCTGTGCGACTATCTTGTTCAGCATCAGAAACTAAAAATCTCAAAAGAAGTCCTTGATCTTTTCCAGCAGGTCAATGCCACGATCGCTCTTTTTACCGAGCTCTTTTTGAAACATGACATTGAGAACGCGAAAAAACTGAACGATCTTAGAAAAAAAACAATCACCTCTGCCTTCTCGCTTTTTGAGGCAACGAAAGACCAGCAAAAAATTATCATTCATTATTTAATCAATATTGAAAGCATGGTGTTTGGCATGCTCGGGCCTTATCTTGCAACGGTGCTCTGA
- the alaS gene encoding alanine--tRNA ligase, which produces MPTDKETKKEFKKTASQNPEKYYAVGVLKEQGFCRRQCACGTWFWSVNVGQMHCGDPACAGGFGFFGTSPAKKKMDYIETWQEFSKLFKKLGYTPIDRYPVVARWRDDTDFVQASIYDFQPYVVSGEVKPPAKKLVVPQFCLRFNDIDNVGITGAHYTGFVMIGQHAFVTEKEWDQAQYFRDIHTWLTQGLGLPNNEITFHEDAWAGGGNFGPCMEFFSRGLELGNQVYMMFENAPSGPKPLNLRVLDMGMGHERNAWFTQGTATSYETTFPTVCKKLFHATGIDTTKKNKELIQRFLPYSSYLNIDEVEDINKTWQFVADKVGVDAKELKAKILPLAALFSVGEHARSLLVSLSDGALPSNTAGGYNLRVILRRALAFIDQYGWELDLPTICDWHAEYLKPLFPEVSEHLDGVQKILEVEKNRYENTKQKTKSIVAHLIAKKENLTTEKLLELYDSNGIAPELVREEAAQAGITANVPENFYALVAERHTQMEQEHATKKKEQLDLDDVPDTKALYFDDWRKTTSQGKVIKIIGNKVVLDKTVFYPTSGGQLHDIGTLGGYGVVDVFKQGSKIVHVLEHEPTRFVAGETVECAVDFERRKQLAQHHTATHIVGAAARRILGSHINQAGSKKTTEKAHIDITHYESVTEEELKKIEDEANRIVHERMPVRLGFFARDEAEKKFGMTIYQGGAVPGKDLRIVEIPEIDVECCGGTHLTNTADVGKIKMLSSAKVQDGVVRLTYTAGGAAQQEERHEHTILEQVARLLACAIAQVPSRAEELFTKWKDVVKKKKTGDKELCSTDEYSGSEKDILMKLCDIYKTQPEHLVKTTERFLKELREA; this is translated from the coding sequence ATGCCCACCGACAAGGAAACCAAAAAAGAATTCAAAAAAACCGCGTCGCAGAATCCAGAAAAATATTACGCAGTTGGCGTGCTGAAAGAGCAGGGATTCTGCCGAAGGCAATGCGCCTGTGGCACCTGGTTCTGGAGCGTCAATGTCGGCCAAATGCATTGCGGCGACCCGGCATGCGCCGGCGGATTCGGCTTCTTCGGAACGAGCCCGGCAAAAAAGAAGATGGATTATATCGAAACATGGCAGGAATTTTCAAAGTTGTTCAAGAAACTCGGTTACACTCCCATCGACCGCTATCCGGTTGTAGCGAGATGGAGAGATGACACTGATTTCGTGCAGGCATCAATTTACGATTTTCAACCCTACGTCGTCAGCGGCGAAGTGAAGCCACCTGCAAAAAAGCTGGTCGTGCCGCAGTTCTGTTTGAGATTCAACGACATTGACAACGTCGGCATTACCGGCGCACACTATACTGGCTTTGTGATGATTGGCCAGCACGCGTTTGTCACGGAAAAAGAATGGGATCAAGCGCAATATTTCAGAGACATTCATACGTGGCTGACGCAGGGACTTGGATTGCCGAACAATGAAATCACGTTCCACGAGGACGCGTGGGCAGGCGGCGGAAATTTCGGGCCGTGCATGGAATTTTTTTCACGGGGCCTTGAGCTGGGCAATCAGGTGTACATGATGTTTGAAAACGCGCCCAGCGGGCCGAAGCCCTTGAATCTCCGTGTGCTGGACATGGGCATGGGCCACGAGCGCAACGCGTGGTTCACGCAGGGCACGGCAACAAGTTATGAAACAACGTTTCCGACGGTGTGCAAAAAACTGTTCCACGCAACCGGCATTGACACGACGAAAAAAAACAAGGAGCTCATCCAGCGGTTCCTGCCGTATTCATCGTATCTAAACATCGACGAGGTTGAAGACATCAACAAAACATGGCAATTTGTCGCTGACAAAGTCGGCGTTGATGCCAAAGAGCTCAAGGCAAAAATTCTTCCGCTTGCCGCGCTGTTTTCAGTCGGGGAACATGCGCGCTCATTGCTCGTTTCGCTGAGCGACGGAGCATTGCCGTCAAATACTGCCGGCGGATACAACCTGCGCGTGATTCTCCGCAGGGCGCTCGCGTTTATTGACCAGTATGGATGGGAACTTGACCTTCCCACGATCTGCGACTGGCACGCAGAGTATTTGAAACCATTGTTCCCCGAGGTCAGCGAACACCTTGACGGTGTGCAGAAAATTCTTGAAGTTGAAAAAAACCGGTATGAAAACACAAAACAAAAAACAAAATCCATTGTTGCCCACCTCATCGCAAAAAAAGAAAACTTGACCACGGAAAAATTGCTTGAACTCTACGATTCAAATGGTATTGCCCCAGAACTCGTGCGCGAGGAAGCTGCACAGGCAGGCATCACGGCGAATGTGCCAGAAAACTTTTATGCGCTGGTGGCAGAGCGCCACACGCAAATGGAACAGGAGCACGCAACGAAAAAAAAGGAACAGCTTGACCTTGATGACGTACCGGACACCAAAGCATTGTACTTTGATGACTGGCGCAAAACAACGAGCCAAGGAAAAGTAATTAAAATTATCGGAAACAAGGTCGTGCTGGACAAAACTGTTTTTTACCCAACATCCGGCGGCCAGCTGCATGACATCGGAACACTCGGCGGCTACGGCGTGGTTGATGTATTCAAGCAGGGAAGCAAGATTGTGCACGTACTTGAGCATGAGCCAACACGGTTTGTCGCTGGAGAAACCGTTGAATGTGCGGTTGATTTTGAGCGGCGGAAACAACTTGCCCAGCACCACACGGCAACCCACATTGTTGGCGCTGCGGCGCGGAGGATACTCGGCAGCCATATCAACCAAGCCGGCTCGAAAAAGACAACCGAAAAAGCGCATATTGACATCACGCATTATGAATCAGTGACTGAAGAGGAACTGAAGAAAATTGAAGATGAAGCAAATCGTATTGTCCATGAACGAATGCCGGTACGCCTCGGATTTTTTGCGCGCGATGAGGCAGAAAAAAAATTCGGCATGACCATCTATCAGGGCGGCGCAGTTCCCGGCAAAGATTTACGCATTGTTGAAATTCCGGAAATTGATGTTGAGTGCTGCGGCGGAACACACCTCACGAACACCGCTGACGTTGGAAAAATAAAAATGCTCAGCTCCGCAAAAGTGCAAGATGGGGTGGTTCGGCTGACCTACACTGCCGGCGGCGCTGCACAGCAGGAAGAGCGCCATGAACACACAATTCTTGAGCAGGTCGCGCGCCTGCTCGCCTGTGCCATTGCGCAGGTGCCCAGCCGCGCCGAAGAACTGTTCACCAAGTGGAAAGATGTAGTGAAAAAGAAAAAAACAGGTGACAAAGAGCTGTGCAGCACCGACGAATATTCTGGCAGCGAAAAGGACATACTGATGAAACTCTGCGACATCTATAAGACCCAGCCCGAGCACCTCGTCAAGACGACTGAACGGTTTCTGAAGGAATTACGGGAAGCGTAG
- a CDS encoding orotate phosphoribosyltransferase — MKKGMACMICEAGIGRFTCDLCGLLACADCFDRAKNMCVQCSGGRRV; from the coding sequence ATGAAGAAAGGCATGGCCTGCATGATATGCGAAGCCGGCATTGGCCGGTTTACCTGTGACCTCTGCGGTTTGCTTGCCTGCGCAGACTGTTTTGACCGCGCGAAGAATATGTGCGTGCAATGCAGTGGCGGGAGACGGGTATAA
- a CDS encoding class I SAM-dependent methyltransferase, producing MATTATDNYDSIVFGMLGGRKAYEQSIAALVSFVQLQPDESVLELCCGTGISTGELLRVNQNITAVELNKERIQRAKESLPPEVRLLAKDALELTPETDGRYDVVMCINGFYHFNEADFYALAERMLKPGGRLVFNAKLKDHNGVPPIHQTLTDAISRIIHEMRLFGRNPVQPTFIDRSYIKSAIEPETFTVPPPFIMSRHEAQAFYFDDSEKRRTYYSYWRSYFFGLIQQDDPGDSAIPTSRPWWLATTFEDKFDSVWYNIPPERMLAKAELFIEARIPPQR from the coding sequence ATGGCTACCACTGCGACTGACAACTACGACTCTATCGTCTTCGGCATGCTCGGCGGCAGGAAAGCGTACGAGCAATCAATCGCTGCTCTCGTTTCATTTGTCCAGCTTCAGCCCGATGAATCGGTGCTTGAGCTGTGCTGTGGCACGGGCATTTCCACGGGAGAATTATTGCGCGTGAACCAGAATATCACTGCCGTTGAATTGAACAAAGAGCGTATCCAGCGTGCAAAAGAATCGCTGCCGCCAGAGGTGCGCCTGCTCGCCAAGGATGCGCTTGAGCTCACGCCGGAAACCGACGGACGCTATGATGTCGTCATGTGCATCAATGGTTTCTATCATTTCAACGAGGCTGATTTTTATGCGCTTGCCGAACGCATGCTGAAGCCCGGTGGCCGCCTAGTATTTAATGCCAAACTCAAAGACCACAACGGCGTTCCGCCCATTCATCAAACTCTGACTGATGCCATCAGTCGTATAATTCACGAGATGCGCCTTTTTGGGCGTAATCCTGTCCAACCTACTTTTATTGATAGGTCGTACATTAAGTCGGCTATTGAGCCAGAAACATTCACGGTACCTCCTCCGTTCATTATGTCACGCCACGAAGCACAGGCATTCTACTTTGACGACAGCGAGAAACGGCGTACGTATTACTCATATTGGCGCAGCTACTTTTTTGGCCTCATACAACAAGACGATCCGGGAGATTCTGCTATTCCCACCAGCAGGCCATGGTGGCTCGCAACAACATTTGAAGATAAGTTTGATTCAGTGTGGTACAACATTCCCCCTGAACGTATGCTCGCTAAAGCAGAACTTTTCATCGAAGCACGCATTCCACCACAACGTTAA
- a CDS encoding Rpp14/Pop5 family protein: protein MAIKGIKGLLPSLREKKRYVVCEVLSEKPMTDRKPITSSILSTFLSLFGEATLAKAGIQTINDYNAETQRVILRIAHTAVQQLKSALLLVRTINGQPVIVRSVAVSGILKKAKSHVA, encoded by the coding sequence ATGGCTATAAAAGGCATTAAAGGGCTTTTACCATCACTCCGCGAGAAAAAGCGGTATGTGGTGTGCGAGGTTCTCTCGGAAAAGCCGATGACGGACCGAAAACCAATCACGAGTTCCATTCTTTCGACCTTTCTCTCCCTGTTCGGTGAGGCAACTCTTGCCAAGGCAGGAATTCAAACAATTAATGATTACAACGCGGAAACCCAGCGTGTCATCCTGCGCATTGCCCATACGGCCGTGCAGCAGCTGAAGTCTGCGCTGCTCCTCGTGCGCACCATTAACGGCCAGCCCGTGATTGTGCGCAGCGTGGCGGTTTCCGGCATACTAAAAAAAGCAAAATCGCATGTTGCCTAA
- a CDS encoding archaeal proteasome endopeptidase complex subunit alpha, which translates to MQPMSHQVMGYDRAITMFSPDGRLLQVEYAKKTVKQGSTAIGMVCSDGVVLITDKRIVDPLVVAESVEKIFKIDDHMAATASGILSDARILIERAQVKAQQHHVSFDSPTDILTIVKDICDLKQICTQSGGLRPFGVSLLITGVDNNGPCLYETDPTGIFFQYYAAVIGEGDTEIEKILQKEHNAAQPVEEGIKLGIRALARCVEGITLERIDCAYITTQEKKLIKLPRAKIEKIFKDVKKTAPK; encoded by the coding sequence ATGCAACCAATGAGCCATCAAGTAATGGGATATGATCGGGCAATCACCATGTTCAGCCCAGACGGACGCCTGCTCCAAGTTGAGTACGCAAAAAAAACCGTCAAGCAGGGCTCAACCGCCATCGGCATGGTCTGTTCAGACGGCGTTGTGCTCATCACCGACAAGCGCATTGTTGACCCGCTCGTTGTGGCAGAATCCGTCGAGAAAATATTCAAAATCGATGACCACATGGCGGCAACCGCATCCGGCATCCTGTCCGATGCACGCATCCTTATTGAACGCGCACAAGTCAAAGCGCAGCAACATCACGTAAGTTTCGACAGCCCCACCGACATCCTGACCATCGTCAAGGACATCTGTGACCTGAAACAAATCTGCACGCAATCCGGCGGCCTCCGGCCGTTCGGTGTTTCCTTGCTGATTACCGGCGTGGACAACAACGGCCCGTGCCTATACGAAACTGACCCAACGGGAATATTTTTCCAATACTACGCAGCCGTTATCGGCGAAGGCGACACTGAAATTGAAAAAATCCTGCAAAAGGAACACAACGCGGCCCAGCCGGTTGAAGAGGGCATTAAGCTCGGCATTCGAGCGCTAGCCCGTTGCGTTGAAGGCATCACGCTTGAGCGCATTGACTGCGCCTACATCACGACGCAGGAAAAGAAGCTCATCAAGCTTCCCCGCGCAAAAATTGAAAAAATATTCAAAGACGTCAAAAAAACAGCGCCGAAATAA
- a CDS encoding ribosome assembly factor SBDS produces MSTKGRQTMDHERVHFNLARLNKGGKRFEVAIEPDLAIQFKKGSDVAVHDVIRSEHIFADVKKGLRAEETAMKTLFNTTDVLEIAKKILTEGELQLTEDYRNSLRAEKHQKVIELICRNAIDPKSNLPHPPQRIENALHDAKVRIDEFKTAEEQLDAVVEKLKPLIPIRIAVKQIEITVPNPHAPKAHGIIAPFAKPQRESWGNNGSYTCIVEIPAGLELQLYDKLNSFTRGSVQTKVLKQ; encoded by the coding sequence ATGAGCACCAAAGGACGACAAACCATGGACCATGAGCGTGTCCACTTTAACTTGGCGCGCTTAAACAAAGGCGGCAAACGATTTGAAGTTGCCATCGAGCCAGATCTCGCCATCCAATTCAAGAAAGGAAGCGATGTCGCGGTCCACGACGTTATCAGAAGTGAGCACATTTTTGCCGACGTCAAAAAAGGGCTGCGCGCAGAAGAGACTGCGATGAAAACGCTGTTCAACACGACCGACGTGCTTGAAATCGCAAAAAAAATCCTGACTGAAGGAGAACTGCAGCTCACCGAAGACTACCGGAATTCGCTTCGCGCGGAAAAGCACCAGAAAGTTATTGAGCTCATCTGCAGAAATGCGATTGACCCAAAATCAAACCTTCCACACCCGCCGCAGCGCATTGAAAACGCACTGCACGATGCCAAAGTTCGCATTGACGAGTTTAAGACTGCCGAGGAACAGCTCGACGCAGTCGTCGAAAAACTCAAGCCACTCATTCCCATACGAATCGCGGTCAAACAAATCGAGATAACCGTGCCGAACCCGCACGCGCCAAAAGCGCACGGCATCATAGCGCCGTTCGCCAAGCCACAGCGGGAATCATGGGGCAACAATGGGAGCTATACCTGCATTGTTGAAATCCCCGCAGGGCTCGAGCTTCAGCTGTACGACAAGCTGAACAGTTTCACGCGCGGCAGCGTGCAGACAAAAGTGCTGAAGCAATAA
- the rrp4 gene encoding exosome complex RNA-binding protein Rrp4, which translates to MLESKELLKEKKIMEKTIEGTDALVMSDRSVVVPGDVLATGMSYLPSQGTYRLGDKLLGARLGILKVEGKVLRVIPVSGVYYPKIGDMIVGQVIDILMSGWRIDTTSPYSAVLPLKDATTSFIEKGEDLSKYFALGDYVVCKITNVTSQKLVDVTMKQPGLHKLSGGRLITVNPAKVPRIIGKQGSMVSLIKEATGCKIVVGQNGIIWFEGDPQKEILVVEVIEKIEKEAHLSGMTEKIKELLEKKLGITIDMNTIMAKAQAEREASFRSDRGEFRSERFDRRDGPGGRGPGGPGGPGGFGGGGDRRGFGRSSFRRR; encoded by the coding sequence ATGCTTGAAAGCAAAGAACTACTCAAAGAAAAAAAAATAATGGAAAAAACAATAGAAGGAACTGACGCGCTCGTGATGAGCGACCGCTCGGTCGTCGTACCCGGTGATGTGCTCGCCACCGGCATGAGTTACCTGCCGTCGCAAGGAACGTACCGGCTCGGTGATAAGCTCCTCGGCGCACGCCTCGGCATCCTCAAAGTTGAGGGAAAAGTGCTGCGCGTGATTCCGGTTTCCGGCGTCTATTACCCGAAAATCGGCGACATGATTGTCGGCCAAGTCATTGACATTCTCATGAGCGGCTGGCGTATCGACACGACATCACCCTATTCAGCGGTGCTGCCTCTCAAGGACGCAACTACTTCATTTATTGAAAAAGGCGAAGACTTGAGCAAATACTTTGCACTCGGTGATTATGTCGTGTGCAAAATAACAAATGTCACCAGCCAAAAACTGGTTGATGTCACGATGAAACAGCCTGGGCTGCACAAGCTCAGCGGCGGCCGCCTCATCACAGTGAACCCCGCCAAGGTGCCGCGCATTATCGGCAAGCAGGGCTCGATGGTTTCGCTTATCAAAGAAGCAACCGGCTGCAAGATCGTCGTCGGACAGAACGGCATTATCTGGTTCGAGGGCGATCCGCAAAAAGAAATTCTTGTCGTTGAAGTGATTGAAAAAATCGAAAAAGAAGCGCACCTCTCCGGCATGACCGAAAAAATAAAAGAGCTGCTCGAGAAAAAACTCGGCATCACCATTGACATGAACACAATCATGGCAAAGGCGCAGGCAGAGCGGGAAGCAAGTTTCCGCAGCGACCGCGGTGAATTCAGGTCTGAACGGTTTGACCGGCGCGACGGCCCGGGCGGTCGTGGTCCCGGAGGCCCAGGAGGCCCCGGCGGCTTTGGTGGCGGCGGCGATCGACGAGGCTTCGGGCGCAGCAGCTTCCGACGAAGATAA
- a CDS encoding exosome complex exonuclease Rrp41 (involved in the 3' to 5' degradation of a variety of RNA species; forms a trimer of heterodimers (hexamer) with Rrp42; Rrp41 is the catalytically active subunit): MAYTKRIDGRKSFTELREMEAKAGIIPRANGSALFRMGKTIAYAAVYGPRELHPKFLQDPKCGILRCHYNMMPFSGSGERIRPGPSRRSREISLVTEKALRPVLNLDNFPNAVVDIFIEFPQTDAGSRCAGICAASIALADAGIEMKDLVAAVSVGRVDDKMVVDLNYDEEAYEGGPVADIPLAFIPSTGEVTLLQMDGEIEKAQLIKGLEMGKEAIKKIVELQRKALREKYASETVGDDEEVTTSPAHAPVSDAPDASSGNQDY; encoded by the coding sequence ATGGCTTACACAAAACGAATTGACGGACGAAAATCATTCACGGAATTGCGTGAAATGGAAGCAAAAGCAGGCATCATTCCGCGCGCAAACGGCTCGGCGCTGTTCCGCATGGGCAAAACAATCGCCTATGCCGCAGTCTACGGCCCGCGCGAACTGCACCCTAAATTTTTGCAGGACCCGAAATGCGGCATACTCCGATGCCACTACAACATGATGCCGTTTTCCGGCTCCGGCGAGCGCATCCGGCCAGGGCCCAGCAGGCGGTCACGCGAAATTTCGCTGGTGACTGAAAAGGCGCTTCGCCCGGTGTTGAACCTTGACAATTTTCCCAACGCAGTTGTCGACATTTTTATTGAGTTTCCGCAAACCGATGCGGGCTCGCGCTGCGCAGGCATTTGCGCCGCATCCATTGCGCTTGCAGATGCAGGCATTGAAATGAAAGACCTTGTTGCGGCGGTCAGCGTTGGCCGTGTCGACGATAAAATGGTCGTTGACCTCAACTATGACGAAGAGGCCTACGAAGGCGGCCCGGTTGCAGACATTCCGCTTGCGTTCATTCCAAGCACGGGCGAAGTAACCCTGCTTCAGATGGACGGCGAGATTGAAAAAGCCCAGCTTATCAAAGGGCTTGAAATGGGCAAGGAAGCAATCAAGAAAATCGTCGAGCTTCAGCGAAAAGCACTGCGCGAAAAATACGCGTCAGAGACTGTTGGCGATGATGAGGAAGTAACCACCTCCCCAGCACATGCGCCTGTATCAGACGCACCCGATGCATCATCGGGCAATCAAGACTACTAA
- the rrp42 gene encoding exosome complex protein Rrp42 encodes MENESMKQHLIECLQRGVRYDGRKLNEFRPVVVERGISCNAEGSARVKLGKTEVVAGVKLIIDKPYPDTPDQGSLMVNAEFLPMSSPNFESGPPGMPAIEAARVIDRGIRESKAIDVSKLCIKVGEKIWMVSIDICTINDDGNILDAGGLAALAALKDACFPSYDGTELDYKKKTTKKLPLDKYPLPITVYKIGKVLLVDPSPEEEAVCDARLTVTTMKGGELCALQKGGDKPMSIDEISTMIDFALEKAKELRELFM; translated from the coding sequence ATGGAAAACGAAAGCATGAAACAACATCTCATTGAATGCCTCCAGCGCGGCGTCCGCTACGATGGGCGCAAGCTGAATGAATTCCGGCCGGTCGTGGTCGAACGGGGCATCTCGTGCAATGCAGAAGGATCTGCACGCGTCAAGCTCGGCAAGACTGAAGTCGTTGCCGGCGTCAAATTGATTATTGATAAACCCTATCCGGACACGCCCGATCAGGGCAGCCTGATGGTTAATGCAGAATTTTTGCCCATGTCCTCTCCCAATTTTGAGTCAGGGCCGCCAGGCATGCCTGCCATCGAAGCAGCACGTGTTATTGACCGCGGTATTCGCGAGTCAAAAGCAATTGATGTCTCCAAATTGTGCATCAAAGTCGGCGAAAAAATCTGGATGGTCTCCATCGACATCTGCACCATCAATGATGATGGTAACATCCTCGATGCAGGAGGCCTTGCTGCGCTTGCCGCACTCAAGGACGCGTGCTTCCCGTCCTACGATGGCACCGAGCTTGATTACAAAAAGAAAACAACAAAAAAACTTCCGCTGGACAAATACCCATTGCCCATTACCGTCTACAAAATCGGCAAGGTGCTTCTGGTTGATCCGTCGCCGGAAGAAGAAGCAGTGTGCGATGCGCGGCTGACCGTGACCACGATGAAAGGTGGTGAGCTGTGCGCGCTCCAAAAAGGCGGCGACAAGCCCATGTCCATTGACGAAATCAGTACGATGATTGACTTCGCGCTTGAGAAAGCAAAAGAGCTTCGCGAACTATTCATGTAG
- a CDS encoding DNA-directed RNA polymerase subunit K: MEKTTEKYTKYERARMIGSRALQISMGAPPMMTLDKKALEALRYNPLEIAKQEFELGIIPLKIKRPLPGDKKRKVKDKKE, from the coding sequence ATGGAAAAAACCACTGAAAAATACACAAAATACGAGCGGGCACGCATGATTGGCAGCAGAGCCCTCCAGATTTCCATGGGCGCACCGCCAATGATGACCCTCGACAAAAAAGCGCTTGAGGCACTCCGGTACAACCCGCTTGAAATCGCAAAACAAGAGTTTGAGCTTGGTATAATCCCTCTAAAAATAAAGCGGCCCCTGCCAGGCGACAAGAAGCGAAAAGTCAAGGATAAGAAGGAATAA
- a CDS encoding HIT family protein: MNCDQCKILDLPSKPFIYEDDKVFAVLASPTATPGHVVVMPKAHFPILENVPDEMAAHLYVVANKISMALFDALHAQGTNVLICNGVPAGQESAHCMVHVIPRMSNDELSFVWLPRQLTEEQMATVELQLKEECAKITGTPREQAIDALKEVGEAEEAKETKEEMKKTEEKEAPPEDYEDYQIKHITRIP; this comes from the coding sequence ATGAACTGCGACCAATGCAAAATCCTTGACCTGCCGTCAAAGCCGTTCATCTATGAAGACGACAAAGTATTTGCCGTGCTGGCATCTCCCACGGCAACACCCGGGCATGTTGTGGTCATGCCCAAAGCGCATTTTCCGATTCTTGAAAACGTGCCGGACGAAATGGCAGCGCACTTGTATGTGGTTGCAAACAAAATTTCAATGGCGCTCTTTGACGCCCTTCATGCGCAGGGAACCAATGTGCTCATCTGCAACGGTGTACCGGCAGGGCAGGAAAGCGCGCATTGCATGGTGCATGTCATTCCGAGAATGTCAAACGACGAATTGAGTTTTGTCTGGCTTCCACGCCAGCTCACTGAAGAGCAGATGGCAACGGTTGAATTGCAGCTCAAAGAGGAATGCGCCAAAATAACCGGCACGCCGAGGGAACAGGCGATTGACGCGCTCAAAGAAGTTGGTGAAGCAGAAGAGGCGAAAGAAACAAAAGAAGAAATGAAAAAAACAGAAGAAAAAGAAGCACCTCCCGAAGACTATGAAGATTATCAAATCAAGCATATAACAAGGATACCGTAA